One Intestinimonas butyriciproducens genomic window, CCGTGCGGAAGCCGCCGTGATGCTCCAAAGGTTCTGTGAATGGGCCGCCTGACGGAAAAAACAATATCCTGCCGCAGGGTACGGATTTCAGGGCAGAAACAAAAATTGACACACTAAAAAAGTTGGAGGTGGATCGCCTGACTCGGCGGTCCACCTCCAACTTAATAAAAAATATTCCTCAGCGTCCTATTTTGTAGCAAGGGTATCCGTCTTCAGGTCGGGCGCTCATCCCGATAGATGCACCAACTGTCCCTGCCCCGACGCTTGGACTGATAGAGGGCGTGGTCGGCGCGCTGGTAGAGAACCTCAAAGGTCTGTCCATGCGCGGGACAAAGCGAAGCTCCCACGCTGCAGGTAATATGGATCTGGGGGAATTCGGGGATCTGGAGACGGTGGAACTGGAGCCGTAGCCGCTCCAGGTTCCGCTCCACCGCACCCGGGTCCCGGATATCCCGCATAAGGACCATGAATTCGTCGCCCCCCATGCGGCCGATAATATCCCCCTGCCGGAAGTGGCTCTGCAAGATCGCGGCGGCCTGGCGGAGGACTTCATCCCCGACCTGGTGTCCCCAGGTGTCGTTGACATGCTTGAAGTGATCCAGATCCAGCATCAGAAGAGCGCCGTTGCATCCCCCGTCCGCCAGCCAGTCGGTGATGGATTCCCGGGTACCGGCCTGATTCATCAGGCCGGTGAGAGGGTCGCTCTGGGCGCGCCGGAGCAGGGCACGCCGCTCCAGGAAGCTGCTCCTGAGCAGATACCACAGCAGAACTGCCATTCCCACCAGGAAGGCGGCGGTGAGGATCACCTCGTATTGATGGATGAAGCGGTAATCCTCCAGCGCCTGGTCGGTGGAGACGACGTAGCACGTCATCCAGCCGTTCCCCATCCCGGACGGCTCGTAGACCAGATAGCGGAGATCACTGCCGCGGGAGAGAAGAGAGTAGCCGCTTGTTCCGGACTGGAAATCGTCCCTGATCTGCTCCATGGAGTTGCCTGAGTGCACCTCCATACGGCTATAGTACTGAAAAAAGTCGGAATTTTCCTCTATGGAGATCCTGGGGTCAATGGAGACCATGCTGCCCTCTGTGGTGACGATAAAGGAATATCCGGTGCCGGAGTAGGGAAATTGGCTGAGGCTGCCCAGGTCATAGGCGCCGCCCAGCACACCCAGAACGCGGTGGGCGTGATCCCGGACCGGCACGGCCAGCACGACCTTATTGCTGCCGTCCAAAGAGCTCTCCAAGGGATCGCTGACTGCGCGATGCCCTGCCAGCGCCTGCTGGAAATAGGCCCTCTGGCCCACATGGGTGACAGCGTCATCGCTGGAATAGCCGGTGCCATCCGGCGTGATCAGCATCGTACGGGAGAATTCTCCGCCCCGTATGGCGGATTGGAGCAGGTCGAGATTGTCCGAGGCGAGCAGCGACTCCTGCCGCCCCATATGGTCGGCCAGAGATTCGAGCGTGGAAAACTGGATGTCCAGCATGGAACGGAAATGATAGCACTGCCTCTGCACATTGGAGCGCAGGGACTGGAGCGTGTTTTTCTCAATCGCATTGCCGACCTGCCAGAAAAAAAGACCCAAGCAAACGGCCAGATAACAGAGGAAGAGGATCAGAACAGGCAGGTAGCGGATCAGTCCGCGCCGGCGAGCGTCTTTCAAAACAAGCCCTCCCCACATGATGATATGTGCCGCACTTTTCTGATAAGAATTGTCAATATTATACCATATATATCCGCACATGGGAATCGAGATTATCGCAAAGATCATAGAATAATCTACAGAATCCCCGTTTCCGTCGGAGAGGGGGAAGAAAAAAGGAAACGTTGAAATCCAAAGATTTCAACGTTTCCTTTTTTTGTGGAGATAAGCGGGATCGAACAGCTGACCTCTTGAATGCCATTCAAGCGCTCTCCCGATACAAGCGTGTACATACCCCTCTAAACCGGGTCAAAAGAGCGCTTCAATATGCGGGACACCCTACCAAAACCCGAAAACCTATCGGCTCTTTTCTTGAAACTCATTATAGCCGTGGCAAGCCCGCATATCAAGCAAATATTCTTTGATGGGGAGAGGGTCTGCATGATAATTTGCTTTAAGCGTTCCAAAATGATTTTGGCCACGATTGTTGTACTTTTGATTATTCCAGCGATCATGGCCGTTTCCAAACATATATGTCCCGAAGATACCGCAAAGGCTGTCTCAACGGTTTTTGAAAATCAGGCAACGAGCGATAAAGCGCTGGTCTATCTGTTCATGGATAGAATACAGGAGCAGAGCGACGAGTTCTATGCGCCCTACTATACCATTAGTTCTACCATCGCTTATTATTTCGCATCTGTAAAAGAAGTGAGAGAGGATGGCGCAAACCTTTATATTACATTTTCTACGTTACCATACATCGGCCCCCATGATACGATGGGAGAAGATGAAATTATGTTCCTTATAAATCACTCCGGGGAAATCGCTCCCGCAGGATTAAGACATCTGAGAAACTATCCATTACCGGATAACCTCGCCAATATAGCGCGAGGGCCGCTGCCCCCAATCACAAATGATTAGGTAGGTTTCCGCCGCCTGGAAAAGGAAGAGATCGTCTCTCTCATTCTGCCCAATCTTCGCCCGTTCAAAAAACATCTCCTGGGCGTTCGCACTGCTGCTGCAAATTTGCAGTTGAATTTTACAACAAATTAGGATATACTATTCGCGAAAGGAGCTGATAGCTATGCCAAACATTAAACCCATCTCTGACCTCCGCAATTATACCGAGGTACTGCACGATGTGGCCGTAGGTGCTCCTGTCTTTCTGACAAAGAACGGGCGCGGCAGATACGCCATTGTGGATATGCACGACTATGAAAAGACACAGGCAACCCTCAAGCTGATGAATGAACTTGCCAAGGGCCGCAAGTCCGGCGAGGAAAAGGGGTGGTTGACTTTGGAGGCCGTAGAGGAACATCTCGGGATCGCGCATGAATAATTTGTATTTGTCTCCCGAGGCGCAGGACGATCTTTCTGAAATCAAAGCATATATCGCAGAGGATCTGGAAAATCCACAGGCTGCGCTTTCCACGGTTACAAAGATCACTAAGACCATCCGTATGCTGCAAGAGCACGCGCTGATCGGTGTGCCTCTTTCCGCTATCGCTGATGTCAACAGCGATTACCGCTATCTTATCAGCGGCAGCTACATGATCTTTTACCGAGTGACTGGCAAAGACGTTTTCATTGATCGAGTGCTGTATGGCCGTCGCGATTATCTGCGTATCCTGTTCGGTGATATAGCCGAAGATGAAATATCACAATTATAGCATTCTATATTTTTTAGGGGTATGGCTCGGCCGCCTGTATAACAGGCAGCCGAGCCATACCCCTAATTAAAACCATATAAAAAACAAAGAAAAAGCACCAAAACCTCACGATTTCAGTGCTTTTTGGTGGAGATAAGCGGGATCGAACCGCTGACCTCTTGAATGCCATTCAAGCGCTCTCCCAGCTGAGCTATACCCCCGAACCGCTGTCTATACGGACCAATGACCCGTGACAGCGAAATATATTTTAATATATCAAAAGAAAAATGTCAATACAAAATTTCCTGCCTGCCGAAATTTTTTAAAGGATGTCTCAGAGGCAGGCCATGTCCGACCGCTGAGGGGCTCCGGGTGAACGACAATATCACTCTTTGGCCGCGGGCGTTTCTCCGATATATACCTGAGGTTCCATATTGACCTTGATACGGTACTTTTTCAGCTTGTATTGCAAGGTCCGGCGGGAGACCCCAAGCTGCTCGGCGGCCAGGCTCCGATTGCCGCCGCTGCGGTAGAGGGCGGACACGATGTCGTTCAGCTCCTTCTCTTCCGACTGGGAGAGTGACAGGCTGCTGACTTTGGGTTTGCGGTCAAGCCGGCTCAAATTGGCGTCGGCTCCGAACATCTCCGGCGGAATGGTGTGTATCTCTCCGGAAAAATCGCTGCTGGTAATGACCAACCGCTCGATGAAGTTTTTCAGCTCCCGGACATTGCCGGGCCAGTCATAATGCTCCAGCGTCTGGTAGGCGGTGGGGGAGAGGGTCTTGGTTTTCCCATATCGCTTGAAGGCGCGGGAAAGAAAGTGCTTGCACAGCGGAATGATATCTCCTGTGCGCTCCCGCAGGGGAGGAATGGTCAGCGGCATGACGTTCAGACGGTAATAGAGGTCCACCCGGAAGGCGCCGTCCTGGATGCAGGTGGTCAGGTCGGCATTCGTGGCGGCGATGATACGGAAGTCGATGTTTTTCCCCTTCAGAGCGCCGATCCGCTTCACCTGCTGGGTCTCCAGTACGCGGAGCAGCTTGCCCTGGAGCGCCAAGGGCATAGAGTTTATCTCGTCCAGAAAAAGGGTCCCGCCGTCGGCGATCTCGATGAGGCCCCGCTTGCCGGAGGCGTTTGCGCCGGTAAAAGCCCCTTTCTCATAACCGAAGAGCTCGGCTTCCAGCAGATGCTCCGGCAGGGAAGCACAGTCCACGACCACCATGTCGCTCTCCCAGCGGGAGCTGTTGTTGTGGATGAAATTGGCCAGGACCTCCTTGCCGGTACCGGATTCACCCGTGATCAGAACGGGAACATCCGTGGCGGCGATCACTTTTGCGGTGTCGAGCAGCCGCTGCATCTCCCCGCTGCCGTAAATGACCTGCGCCTGATACTTCTTGGAGGAGCTCATATCGTAGGTGATGTTGGACTCCCGCTGGGCAGTGTTGTACTTGGTATGAAAATCGTTGAGATCCACAAAGGTGCTGACGACATTGGCAATATTTCCAAATTCATCAAGGATGGGAATGGCGGTGACCAGCTTGTCGTAGCTGCTGTCATCACGGCCGTGATAGGTGTGCTGGATGGCGGTGGCCGGCCTCTTGGTCTTTACCGCCTTGTCGAACAGACAGATGTTGCTCACCTTGGAGCGATAGATGTCGTAGGTGTTGAAGTGCTGGAAGTCCTCGTACGTGTAATAGCTGAATTTGAGATGGGTCGCGTTGACAAACTGAACCCAGCCATCCTTGTCGTAGACCACAATGCCGACATCTACATTGTCCAGCAGGCTCTTGTCAAAAGAGAACGGCAATTGGAGGCACCCCCTTTTCAGAATTGCGGCGAATGACACGGCACTACCCAAAAGTATACGAGCAGATGTGGTTAAAATCAACAAAAACTTTATTTGCAGTGAGACGGAACATGGAATAAATTTAATTTTTGCGCAGAAGGTGCAAGAATTGGCTGCACTTACTGCGCAAAGAAAGAGACTGCCAAGAAAAAACGGTTGCGCATTGTGTGCAATTCAAAGAAAAAAGCGTCAATAAATGGAGGGAAATGGGTTAAATTTTGGGAAAAAACGGCAAAAAAGGGGCAAAATAAACTAAAACAGCAATAATAAAGTTGGCATGAGTTTTGCAGTAAGAAAAAGACAGAGGGGACACGCCTGTGAAAGACGGCGCGGCCCTGCGAAGGGAGGAGGAGGAGAGGCACCCTGTCGGAAATGTATGACCCCAAGAAAGAGAGCATGGAAAAGAGATTTTGGAAAGGAAGTGTAGGTAATATGTCTATCCAGGAAAGCAAGGCAGAAAAAATGCTGGGCATCTTTTTTGTCGTCTTGGGTATTCTGCTGGTTGTCGCCATCATTCCCTGGCAGATCGCGGCCGTTGAAACAGAGTGGTACAATGCCCCCCGGTTTTTCCCCTATGTGATTTCCGGGCTCATGATTTTGCTGGGTGTTCTCCTGTCCTGGTCTGGAGCAAAAAAGAAAAACATGGAGGGGCAAGAGACATACAGTATCTCCAAGAACGGGCTGATGTCCGTAGTTGTCACGCTGCTCCTGATCTGCATCTATGTGGGCGCGCTCCATTTCATCCCCTATCTGCCCTGCACCATCGTGGCACTAGGGGCGCTGATGTGGTTCTTTGGCCAGCGGGATCTCCGCAAGCTCATCCCCATTGCGGTCATTCTGCCCGTCATTGTCTACTTCGGATTCACCGAGCTGCTCAAGCTGAGACTGCCGTAAGAAGGGAGGAACCACATCTATTATGGATCTATTTGCACTAATGGGCCAGGCATTCCTTTCGGTCCTTGCCCCGGAAAACCTGCTCTACTTGGTGGGCGGTGTTATCATTGGCCTGATCATGGGCGCCATTCCTGGCCTTACCGCTACCATGGCCATCGCCCTGATCATTCCGTTTACGTATTATCTCACCCCCACCCAGTCCCTCATCATGCTGCTGGCCGCCTATAACGCCGGCACCTTCGGCGGCTCTATGTCGGCCATCCTCATCGGCACCCCCGGTACCCCTGCCGCCGCCGCCACCGTGGCCGACGGCTATGCACTGGGGAAACAGGGGAAAGCGGGGAAGGCCATTAAGACGGCGCTTTTCTCTTCGGCTTTCGGATGCCTCTTCTCCAGCATCGTGCTGATGTTCGTGGCCCAGCCCATCGCCAAATATGCCCTGAACTTCGGTCCTGCTGAGTATACGATTCTGATGCTCTTCGCTCTCACGATTATCGCTTCGGCGGCGGGCAAGTCAATGATCAAGGGCCTGCTGGGCGGCTGTCTGGGCCTCCTCTTCGGTTGCATCGGCCTGGATCAGGGTTTTACCACGCCTCGCCTGACCTTCGGTATTCTGAAGCTGACCTCCGGCGTTGACCTGGTGGTCATGATGATCGGTATTTTGGCTATGTCCCAGATCCTCCACTCCGTGGAGAGCACCGGACTGGGCAACGCCCGACCCAACCTGCCGCCCCCCGCCTGTAAAGATGACGATCGTATGACCCTGAAGGAGGCAAAATCCTTCCTGCCCCACTGGCTGCGGTCCTCCGCGCTGGGCTGCGGCATTGGCGCCCTGCCGGGCCTTGGGCCCGCGCTGGCCTGCTACATCGGCTATGACGTGGGCAAAAAGTTCTCCAAGCATCCCGAGAAATTCGGAAAGGGTTCTACCGAGGGCGTGGCCTGTTCCGAGTCGGCCAACAACGCCGTCTGCGGCGCCAACATGATTCCTCTGCTGGCATTGGGCGTCCCCGGTGATACCGGCGCCGCCATCCTCATGGGCGCGTTCATGGTGCAGGGTTTGACGCCGGGCCCCCTGGTATTCATGGAATCTCCCGACACGGTGTATAACGTCTACGCCGGACTGATCCTCTGCAATATCGCGCTGGTGGTGGTTGCACTGCTGACATGGCGCGGGTTCAAGGCGATCTGCTCCGTGAGCACCTCCATCATTTTCCCCTGTGTCTGCCTGTTCTGTGTGGTGGGCGTGTATGCCCTGAGCAGCAGCCTGGTGGATGTGTGGGTCATGCTGTTCTTCTCCGTGGTAGGCTATATCCTCACGAAGTTCAAGTTCCCGCTGCCCACTGTGATCATCGGCTTTATCCTCTCGCCCCTCTTTGAGAAAAACTTCCGTCGGGCTCTGGTCCTTGGCCATGGCGACCCCGCCATGTTCTTCTCCTCTCCTCTGTGCATTGCCTTCTGGGCGGTCACCATCGTTGCCGTGGTCCTGATCCTCCGTGGCAAGCGGAAGGACAAGAATCTCCAGGACGGCCTGTAAGCCGGCGAAGACAGAATGAAGTTATTTTTGACCGTAAGGGAGAATCATTGATGAAAAGCAAAAAACTCATTATCACCGCGGCACTCTGCGGGGCGGGCACCATGAAATCCCAGACGCCCTATGTGCCCGTCACACCCGAGGAGATCGCCGCCGACGCTGTGGCCTGCGCCAAGGCCGGCGCCTCCGTCATCCACATCCACGTCCGGGACGACGAGGGCAAGAATACCATGGAGACCGAGCGCTTCTGCCACGTGGTCAACCTGGTCCGGGAGGAGCTGGCCAAGGCCAATCTGGACGCCGTCCTCAACCTCACCTCCTCCGGCTCCAAGTTCTCCGAGGATATGCGCCTTGCCCACCTGCCCATCCTCAAGCCGGAGATGTGCTCCTACGACCCCGGCTCCATGAACTGGGCCAACAGCTACATCTTTGCCAACAGCCCCTCCTTCCTGGAGCGCCTGGGCACCCTCTGCCAGAAGGAGGCCATCAAGCCTGAGTGCGAGGTCTTTGACGGCGGCATGATGGGCAACATCGAATATTACATGAAGAAGGGCTTTTTGAGCTCACCCATCCACTATCAATTCGTGCTGGGCGTGTCGGGCGGCATGCCGGGCAACGCCGACTCGCTGGCCTATCTGCTGCCCAAGATGCTCCCCGGCTCCACCTGGTCCATCACGGGCATCGGCAGGGACCATCTGCCCTGCATGCTACTGGGCCTGGCCGAGGGCTGCGACGGCCTGCGGGTGGGTCTGGAGGACAATATCTTCCTGGAGAAGGGCGTCCTGGCCACCAACGCGCAGCTGGTGGAGCGGGCCTGCAAACTGGTGGAGCTGGCCGGCCGCACCATCGCCACCGCCGCCGACGCCCGGGAGCTTCTGGGTCTGACGAAACATGTCTGAGGAGGGACCGGTCATGATACAGCGAATCGCCGTGATGGGCGCGGGATCTCTGGGCACGATCCTGGGGGCTTATCTCTCAAAGGCCGGCAGGGACGTGGTGCTGATCGACGCCTATCAAGCGCATGTGGACGCCCTGAATCAAAACGGCGCCCATATTACCGGCGCGGTGGAGATGACGGTGCCCGTGAAGGCCATTACCCCGGAGCAGATGGAAGGGCAATATGACCTGTTCTTCTATCTGGCTAAGCAGACCTACAATGATGTGGCCATTCCTCAAATGATGGCCCATATGGGCGAGGGGAGCGTCATCTGTACGGGACAGAACGGACTGCCGGAACGGGCGGTCAGCAAGGCGGTGGGGGTCCACAGGACCCTCGGTTCCCCCGTGGGATGGGGCGCCACTTTCATGGGGCCCGGCTGCTCCGCCCTCACCTCCACCTCGCAAGCCTTCTATCTGGGGACACTGGATGGACAGATCACAGAGAAGCTTCTGGAGGTCAAATCCATTCTGGAGGATATGTGCCCGGTCCATGTGTCGGAGAACCTGATGGGTTACCGCTGGACCAAGCTGCTGGTCAACTGCACCTTCAGCGGACTTTCGGCCAGCTTTGGCTGCACCTTTGGCGATGTGCTGGACGATCCGAGAGCGGTCCGCCTGGCCGTAAAACTGGGTGCGGAGTGCATTGCTGTGGCCAAGGGCTGCGGGGTCAGGATGGAGCCCCACTCTCTGGCGGGAGACTTGGATCAGGTCTTCGTCTGGGGGGATGAGGATACCATCGCCCGATCCGTGGCAGCGGTCCGGAAGGGCTGGGAGCCCCACCGGAAACTGGTGGCCAGCATGGCCCAGGACCTCGCCCATGGACGCAAGTGCGAGATCGACGCCATCAACGGCGTGGCCAGCGAGTCCGGGGTCGACGCCCATGTGCCCACCCCGATCAATGATATGGTGGTCCATGTGGTAAAGGGCATCCAGGACGGGAAATGGAAGGGCTCCTTCGATAACCTGAAATTCTTCGAGGGGCTCTACTAAGGTTTGTTTGAGCATGGTGCATCCGCTTGAACGACGGGGATTCCGATCCCTGAACGGCCAAACCCAAGTCAACGAGGAGGAAAAAGATGCGTTCAGTCAGAGAGATCATTCTCGCCCGCCGGAGCATCAGACGATACCTGCCCACACCGCTCTCCCGCGAGACGGTGGAGGAACTGCTGGAGGCGGGGAGATACGCACCCAGCGGACATAACAAACAGGCATGGCGCTTTACAGCAATTCTGGACCAGAAGCTTTTGCAGGAACTCAACCAACTGGTCAGAGCCGGGTTCGCGGCGCTGGCGCTTGGGGAAGATGCGCCCAAGGAGCTGCGCGACGCCAAGGCGAAAGCGGAGCGGCAGGGAGAGAGTTATCACTTCACCTATGGCGCACCGTGCCTGATCATTGCCTCCAATGACACCTCAGACCCCAACGCCCAGGCTTCCTGTGCCTGTGCGCTGGAAAATATGTTCCTTGTGGCCTGTGAGATGGGGCTGGGCTCCTGCTGGGTCAATCAGCTCCACTGGCTCAGGGACGATTTGAATCTGCGCAAAAAGCTGGCAGAACTGGGCGTTCCGGAAGCGCACACAATTTGTGGCAGCGGTGTGTTTGGCCATCCGGACGGAAAAGTGCCCGGTGCCCCGACCAGAAAGGAGGGGACGTGGAGCATCATCGGGTGAAAAGCCGGCGGTTCTAAAAAGGAAACACAGATAGAAAGTGGATTGAAAGGAAGGAATATCATGAAGAAATCCCTGATCGCGATTCTCCTGGCCCTTGCAATGGCCCTTCCCATGACTGGCTGCAGCAGCAGCGCAAAGAGCACGCCTACCCCCGTCCCTGCAGACACCTCCGCCCCTGCGGATACCACCCCAGCCGACGAGGGCACCACTGCCCCCGAGGGCTATCCTGACGGCCCCATCTCTATGCTGGTAGGCTATACAGCCGGCGGCGGAAGCGACTTGGCTATGCGTACCTTTGACGAATTCCTCTCTCCCCTGATCGGCGAGCCTCTCACGGTCAGCAACCTCCCCGGCGGAGGCGCCACCGTGGCCGTGGCTCAGCTGCAAAACAGCAAAGCCGATGGCCAGACCATCGGCTTGGTGACCCTGTCCACCCAGTCCGTCAGCCCCTATTCCCTGGACCTGCCTTACACCATTGAAGACTTTGAATATCTGGGCGCTTTCGGCGCGTACACCTATGCCCTGCTGGTTCCCGCCGACTCTCCCTATCAGGACTTTGACGATCTGCTGGAGGCTACCAAGAGCGCACCGGTCCAGGTGTCCTATACCTCTAACCTCCACGAGATGCTGGCCCGCAAGATTGTGGCGGCTACTGAGGCTGATCTGGATACCGTGTACTACTCCTCCACCTCCGATGCCATTACCGACCTGCTGGGCGGCTTCATCCCCGTGGCTCTGGGCGATATCGCCTCCTATTCCTCCTATGTGACTTCGGGACAGCTCCGCGTGCTGGCCAGCTGCTCCGACGACCGCTGGCCTGTGGCCGAGGATGTCCCCACCTTGGTGGAGATGGGCTACGAGGGAGCTGCCATGAGCTCTTACCTGGGTCTCGCTGTGCCCAAGGGCACCGACCCTGCCATCGTCTCCTACCTCAGCGATCTTGTTTATCAGGTCGCCAGTGATCCTACTTTCCAGGACCGCCTGTTTGAGGTGACCAAGCTGCAATCCCTGGCCTATACCGGCGAGGAGATCAAGGCCATCTTCGAGCAGGTCTACGACGAGGCCGCCGAAATCTACGGCCCTATTGACTAACTTTTCCTCCATTTATTCCAACCTGCAAAGGCGGGCGCCGATATCGGCGCCCGCCTTTGCAGGTTTTCAGGAGAGAGGAAAAACGCGCGGGCCGGTCCCACCGGGAGCCAGCAATCAAAGATGTGCAAAAACGAATAAAAACGGAACACCCGTTGAAATCATAGTGATTTCAACGGGTGTTCCGTTTGGTGGAGATAAGCGGGATCGAACCGCTGACCTCTTGAATGCCATTCAAGCGCTCTCCCAGCTGAGCTATACCCCCAAAAAGCTGACCCTGCTCCAGAACAAGATGTCCTGCACAGAACATGTATTATTCTACCATCGGGCGATGAGCTTGTCAACAGAAAAATTTATTTTTCGGAGGGAAAATGCGGCGGCATAGAAATTTGAACATCAAACAAGATTGTGCAAGTTAACGGTTGACATTTTCTAGGATTCTGGTAAAATATCGATTAAATTATTTTAGTTAAATATATTTAATTAAAATAATAAAAACTAACCCGCGTGTTGCGAAAGGAGCGCATGACAATGTTTGAACAAATAAAAGCTGTGATCTTGGATTCTTTGAGCTGTGAGCCTGAAGATATCACGATGGAGGCCAGGCTGGTGGAGGATCTGGAGGCAGACTCTCTGGATGCCGTGGAGCTGAACATGGCGCTGGAGGAGGCCCTGGGATACTCTGTGGCGGACGAGGAGCTTCAAAATATGAAAACAGTGGGCGATATTGTCCGCTATCTGGAAACCCATCAGAGCTAAGACTTAAGACTCACGTGTGACGATTGCCTTGACGATCCGGCAGCGGACCGGGCCCTTTCGCTGGGACTGGAGCAAGTCCTGCGGGAGGGGGATTTTGCACAGAAAAGGTACGAAAAATTTCGCGGGATGGGCGCGCCCCGGTCCCGTAGGGAGGCCCCATGAGAGGATTGAAGATGATATCCACCGGTCGCTGTCTGCCC contains:
- a CDS encoding tripartite tricarboxylate transporter substrate binding protein, giving the protein MKKSLIAILLALAMALPMTGCSSSAKSTPTPVPADTSAPADTTPADEGTTAPEGYPDGPISMLVGYTAGGGSDLAMRTFDEFLSPLIGEPLTVSNLPGGGATVAVAQLQNSKADGQTIGLVTLSTQSVSPYSLDLPYTIEDFEYLGAFGAYTYALLVPADSPYQDFDDLLEATKSAPVQVSYTSNLHEMLARKIVAATEADLDTVYYSSTSDAITDLLGGFIPVALGDIASYSSYVTSGQLRVLASCSDDRWPVAEDVPTLVEMGYEGAAMSSYLGLAVPKGTDPAIVSYLSDLVYQVASDPTFQDRLFEVTKLQSLAYTGEEIKAIFEQVYDEAAEIYGPID
- the acpP gene encoding acyl carrier protein is translated as MFEQIKAVILDSLSCEPEDITMEARLVEDLEADSLDAVELNMALEEALGYSVADEELQNMKTVGDIVRYLETHQS